A stretch of Ligilactobacillus faecis DNA encodes these proteins:
- the rpmG gene encoding 50S ribosomal protein L33 — MSKKKVALACSECGSRNYSIAENVNRVERLEVKKFCKYCGKHTIHRETK; from the coding sequence ATGTCTAAGAAAAAAGTAGCCTTAGCTTGCTCAGAATGTGGCTCGCGTAATTACTCGATCGCTGAAAATGTTAATCGAGTAGAACGTTTAGAAGTTAAAAAATTCTGTAAATATTGTGGAAAGCATACGATCCATCGCGAAACGAAGTAG
- a CDS encoding class A sortase, with product MKKILRYTLIVILLVVGLALIFNQQIKNALVQHMTTRAVDTTIVAKKSKDAKANFDFKKIKAVDNQMVVSAATGEQNDTIGKIALPSVGLRLPIFEGLNNADLVRGAGTMKQDQKMGEEGNYALAGHHMQDASLLFGPLAKAKVGAKIYLTDGKKVYVYKTTVKTTVNKSEVQYIYDVPGKKMLTLVTCASGEDNEVDRTIIQAELVGVEEANKTNLKYFE from the coding sequence ATGAAAAAAATTTTAAGATATACTTTGATCGTGATCTTGTTAGTCGTTGGCCTTGCTTTGATCTTTAACCAACAGATCAAAAATGCTTTAGTCCAACATATGACAACTAGAGCGGTTGATACAACGATCGTGGCTAAAAAGAGTAAAGATGCAAAAGCTAATTTTGATTTTAAAAAGATCAAGGCTGTTGATAACCAGATGGTCGTAAGTGCTGCGACTGGTGAACAAAATGATACGATCGGAAAGATCGCGCTCCCAAGTGTCGGTTTGCGTTTGCCGATCTTTGAAGGCTTGAATAATGCTGATCTCGTGCGCGGAGCAGGGACGATGAAACAAGATCAAAAAATGGGTGAAGAAGGGAATTATGCCCTAGCAGGACACCATATGCAAGATGCAAGTTTATTATTTGGACCACTTGCTAAGGCTAAGGTGGGGGCTAAAATCTATTTGACAGACGGAAAAAAAGTTTATGTTTATAAGACGACGGTTAAAACAACAGTCAATAAAAGTGAAGTCCAATATATCTATGATGTCCCAGGAAAAAAGATGCTTACTTTAGTGACCTGTGCTTCAGGTGAGGATAATGAAGTCGATCGTACGATCATTCAAGCCGAATTAGTCGGAGTTGAAGAGGCAAATAAAACTAATTTGAAATATTTTGAATAG